Proteins encoded together in one Bombyx mori chromosome 24, ASM3026992v2 window:
- the LOC101744222 gene encoding coiled-coil domain-containing protein 186 isoform X1: MSTGYDERSSHIEKDDVGECLTLGNEEKTIENNLETKNSCADCFEAYPGTCSTTDNQIISSYNDSPNENLVQGESSKCRTNSYENCTASDTNCDSGLDTMDSAFPISDSETDVTPLVNLSSDGSPNSLNKSNAVTDSNSSSPDPSEENVAKETIKYNYETNETNSCNKTKDITTNSSTQSLQTLLNNTDIGNISHSLTVSTVSLNGHDSVDRIANMSLLSRSCDNLTKYNDDDSKTNTRNEDLINADRVLSEFSNQKTKVTALQKIPETATNTHPRLPKEILNQDVGSIVKNVQGIFSSVSGSLKYAYGYRTPKPVKSVKPIPNGKIMSEIFEDEVESIDVKSTENPTKPVDVKSDDTTDLGILRTKMEILERVLVEQRDENALLKDRLRQQSDETNRKDNAFKELEAKMDLLSKRLEQADREKDAAVMRYASVECAHIEAKRAAEKAAKSEKCALNEVELLNNKLRSAAAEKTRICQLYDDKCHEVQKNEREVSKLREDLRELEGRLKWTQSKLRMEMDAYRESSERVEKLSAQVSELEAAKGAAAAQATDSIRAKHLETELKESQAALILCRHEKDELEKRLSTMTTQLDICSREREAAIDSLARTSAEVTVLRESKLRLEEEAAELAALRAQAALADVLSAQLQRETVRADEAEHALSAERARAETCGRREAAALEHAAALTQQHVAERAAAHKHRATAQALELDNATLRDQVAGLRAECEGLQRALDEEIERRNKENRVLARKVAELTEEVAETNKKLEWEKGENGVLKKKHSSAIKEMNRELQRAMKRCGQLEAKVNADAPSTRTGSVSSLTSGESAPQEESLQNGHADNVPDVQIRNPSLFSKFMVKVREPDRQALVERVVSLQRALARRAERVDFLEEHARQLTAELGAKSRLLRALLNQLPAGAVASSRRDDNKKEIARLGGGAMAAVWGGDPGGMTLDLSLEMNRRLQAVLEDTLLKNITLKENMDTLGAEISRLKEQSKTGEPK, from the exons atgtcCACCGGATATGATGAGAGGTCTAGCCATATTGAGAAAGATGACGTTGGCGAATGCCTGACCTTAGGAAATGAAGAAAAAACTATTGAAAACAATTTGGAAACCAAAAATTCATGCGCGGATTGCTTCGAGGCTTACCCTGGTACCTGTTCCACCACAGATAATCAAATAATTTCTTCTTACAATGATTCTCCAAACGAAAATTTGGTGCAAGGTGAAAGTTCTAAATGTAGGACGAATAGCTATGAAAATTGCACAGCTAGTGATACAAACTGCGATTCAGGCTTAGATACAATGGATTCTGCTTTCCCCATATCCGATTCGGAAACTGACGTCACCCCATTGGTAAACTTAAGCTCGGATGGCTCACCAAATAGCCTAAATAAGTCCAACGCAGTTACTGACAGTAATTCTTCTAGCCCGGATCCATCAGAAGAAAATGTTGCTAAGGAGACAATTAAGTATAATTATGAAACCAATGAAACTAATTCATGTAATAAAACCAAAGATATAACGACAAATAGTAGTACACAATCCTTACAAACGTTGCTGAATAATACGGATATAGGTAATATCAGTCATAGCTTAACAGTATCTACAGTTAGCCTGAACGGACATGACTCTGTTGACAGAATCGCTAACATGTCACTGCTTAGTCGCAGTTGCGACAATCTTACAAAATacaatgatgacgactctaaaACAAACACCAGGAATGAAGACTTGATAAATGCCGATAGAGTATTATCAGAGTTTTCGAATCAAAAAACCAAAGTCACCGCATTGCAGAAAATACCAGAAACTGCGACGAATACACATCCACGGCTACCAAAAGAAATACTAAACCAAGATGTGGGTAGCATAGTTAAGAATGTTCAGGGAATCTTCTCTTCAGTCAGTGGGAGTCTGAAATATGCCTACGGATACCGTACACCAAAACCGGTAAAATCAGTGAAACCTATACCGAATGGTAAAATAATGAGTGAAATATTTGAGGATGAAGTGGAGTCTATTGACGTCAAATCAACTGAGAATCCTACAAAACCAGTTGATGTTAAATCTGATGATACAACTGACTTAGGTATCCTGAGAACTAAAATGGAAATTCTAGAAAGAGTCTTAGTGGAGCAGAGAGACGAAAATGCATTGTTGAAGGATCGCCTTAGACAACAAAGCGACGAAACAAATCGAAAGGATAATGCTTTCAAGGAGTTGGAAGCAAAAATGGATCtg CTATCGAAGCGTCTAGAACAAGCCGACCGCGAGAAGGATGCGGCCGTAATGCGCTACGCCAGCGTCGAATGCGCTCACATAGAGGCGAAGCGTGCAGCCGAAAAAGCAGCCAAAAGCGAAAAGTGTGCCCTAAACGAAGTGGAGTTGCTCAACAATAAACTCAGGTCTGCGGCCGCTGAAAAGACCAGGATATGTCAGCTCTATGATGATAAG TGTCATGAGGTGCAGAAAAACGAGAGAGAAGTTTCTAAATTACGTGAAGACTTACGGGAGCTCGAGGGTCGATTGAAGTGGACTCAGAGTAAGCTTCGTATGGAGATGGACGCGTACAGG GAAAGCTCCGAACGCGTTGAGAAGCTTTCGGCGCAGGTGTCGGAATTGGAGGCCGCCAAGGGAGCAGCCGCGGCCCAGGCCACTGACTCCATCAGAGCGAAACATCTTG AGACCGAATTGAAAGAGAGCCAGGCGGCCCTGATCCTCTGCAGACACGAAAAGGACGAGCTGGAGAAGAGATTGTCGACGATGACGACACAACTGGACATTTGCTCGAGGGAGCGAGAGGCCGCTATCGATTCTCTCGCTCGCACCAGCGCCGAG GTGACGGTTTTGCGCGAGAGCAAGTTACGTTTAGAGGAGGAGGCTGCCGAACTTGCAGCTCTGAGAGCTCAAGCAGCACTGGCCGATGTACTCAGCGCACAGTTGCAGAG GGAGACTGTGAGGGCGGACGAGGCGGAGCACGCTCTGAGCGCGGAGAGGGCGCGGGCCGAGACGTGCGGACGGAGGGAGGCCGCCGCGCTCGAGCACGCCGCCGCCCTCACGCAGCAGCACGTCGCGGAGCGGGCCGCGGCGCACAAGCATCGCGCCACG gcTCAAGCCTTAGAACTTGATAACGCAACGCTCAGGGACCAGGTCGCCGGCTTGCGGGCGGAGTGCGAGGGTCTGCAGAGGGCCCTCGATGAGGAGATTGAGAGGAGGAACAAGGAAAATCGAGTGCTCGCCAGGAAG GTGGCAGAACTAACGGAGGAAGTGGCAGAGACGAACAAGAAGCTGGAATGGGAGAAGGGAGAGAACGGGGTTCTGAAGAAGAAACACTCGAGTGCCATAAAG GAAATGAATCGTGAATTGCAGCGAGCGATGAAACGCTGTGGACAATTAGAAGCCAAAGTGAACGCCGACGCTCCATCAACGAGGACAG GATCCGTGTCCTCGCTGACGAGCGGCGAAAGCGCACCGCAAGAAGAGAGTCTGCAGAACGGACACGCAGACAACGTTCCTGATGTCcag ATAAGAAATCCGAGTTTATTTAGTAAATTCATGGTGAAG GTCCGCGAGCCTGACCGGCAGGCGCTGGTGGAGCGCGTGGTGTCGCTGCAGCGCGCGCTGGCCCGCCGCGCCGAGCGGGTCGACTTCCTCGAGGAGCACGCCCGTCAGCTCACCGCCGAGCTCGGAGCCAAGAGTCGCTTGCTGCGGGCGCTGCTCAACCAGCTACCGGCCGGCGCCGTCGCCTCCAGCCGCCGGGACGACAACAAG AAGGAGATAGCCCGGTTGGGTGGGGGGGCTATGGCCGCTGTCTGGGGCGGAGACCCGGGCGGTATGACCCTCGATCTGTCTTTGGAGATGAACAGGAGGCTGCAGGCCGTCTTAGAAGACACTCTGCTGAAGAACATTACGCTTAAA GAAAACATGGATACCCTAGGAGCCGAGATATCAAGACTGAAAGAGCAATCCAAAACCGGCGAACCGAAATGA
- the LOC101744222 gene encoding coiled-coil domain-containing protein 186 isoform X2, with amino-acid sequence MSTGYDERSSHIEKDDVGECLTLGNEEKTIENNLETKNSCADCFEAYPGTCSTTDNQIISSYNDSPNENLVQGESSKCRTNSYENCTASDTNCDSGLDTMDSAFPISDSETDVTPLVNLSSDGSPNSLNKSNAVTDSNSSSPDPSEENVAKETIKYNYETNETNSCNKTKDITTNSSTQSLQTLLNNTDIGNISHSLTVSTVSLNGHDSVDRIANMSLLSRSCDNLTKYNDDDSKTNTRNEDLINADRVLSEFSNQKTKVTALQKIPETATNTHPRLPKEILNQDVGSIVKNVQGIFSSVSGSLKYAYGYRTPKPVKSVKPIPNGKIMSEIFEDEVESIDVKSTENPTKPVDVKSDDTTDLGILRTKMEILERVLVEQRDENALLKDRLRQQSDETNRKDNAFKELEAKMDLLSKRLEQADREKDAAVMRYASVECAHIEAKRAAEKAAKSEKCALNEVELLNNKLRSAAAEKTRICQLYDDKCHEVQKNEREVSKLREDLRELEGRLKWTQSKLRMEMDAYRESSERVEKLSAQVSELEAAKGAAAAQATDSIRAKHLETELKESQAALILCRHEKDELEKRLSTMTTQLDICSREREAAIDSLARTSAEVTVLRESKLRLEEEAAELAALRAQAALADVLSAQLQRETVRADEAEHALSAERARAETCGRREAAALEHAAALTQQHVAERAAAHKHRATAQALELDNATLRDQVAGLRAECEGLQRALDEEIERRNKENRVLARKVAELTEEVAETNKKLEWEKGENGVLKKKHSSAIKEMNRELQRAMKRCGQLEAKVNADAPSTRTGSVSSLTSGESAPQEESLQNGHADNVPDVQVREPDRQALVERVVSLQRALARRAERVDFLEEHARQLTAELGAKSRLLRALLNQLPAGAVASSRRDDNKKEIARLGGGAMAAVWGGDPGGMTLDLSLEMNRRLQAVLEDTLLKNITLKENMDTLGAEISRLKEQSKTGEPK; translated from the exons atgtcCACCGGATATGATGAGAGGTCTAGCCATATTGAGAAAGATGACGTTGGCGAATGCCTGACCTTAGGAAATGAAGAAAAAACTATTGAAAACAATTTGGAAACCAAAAATTCATGCGCGGATTGCTTCGAGGCTTACCCTGGTACCTGTTCCACCACAGATAATCAAATAATTTCTTCTTACAATGATTCTCCAAACGAAAATTTGGTGCAAGGTGAAAGTTCTAAATGTAGGACGAATAGCTATGAAAATTGCACAGCTAGTGATACAAACTGCGATTCAGGCTTAGATACAATGGATTCTGCTTTCCCCATATCCGATTCGGAAACTGACGTCACCCCATTGGTAAACTTAAGCTCGGATGGCTCACCAAATAGCCTAAATAAGTCCAACGCAGTTACTGACAGTAATTCTTCTAGCCCGGATCCATCAGAAGAAAATGTTGCTAAGGAGACAATTAAGTATAATTATGAAACCAATGAAACTAATTCATGTAATAAAACCAAAGATATAACGACAAATAGTAGTACACAATCCTTACAAACGTTGCTGAATAATACGGATATAGGTAATATCAGTCATAGCTTAACAGTATCTACAGTTAGCCTGAACGGACATGACTCTGTTGACAGAATCGCTAACATGTCACTGCTTAGTCGCAGTTGCGACAATCTTACAAAATacaatgatgacgactctaaaACAAACACCAGGAATGAAGACTTGATAAATGCCGATAGAGTATTATCAGAGTTTTCGAATCAAAAAACCAAAGTCACCGCATTGCAGAAAATACCAGAAACTGCGACGAATACACATCCACGGCTACCAAAAGAAATACTAAACCAAGATGTGGGTAGCATAGTTAAGAATGTTCAGGGAATCTTCTCTTCAGTCAGTGGGAGTCTGAAATATGCCTACGGATACCGTACACCAAAACCGGTAAAATCAGTGAAACCTATACCGAATGGTAAAATAATGAGTGAAATATTTGAGGATGAAGTGGAGTCTATTGACGTCAAATCAACTGAGAATCCTACAAAACCAGTTGATGTTAAATCTGATGATACAACTGACTTAGGTATCCTGAGAACTAAAATGGAAATTCTAGAAAGAGTCTTAGTGGAGCAGAGAGACGAAAATGCATTGTTGAAGGATCGCCTTAGACAACAAAGCGACGAAACAAATCGAAAGGATAATGCTTTCAAGGAGTTGGAAGCAAAAATGGATCtg CTATCGAAGCGTCTAGAACAAGCCGACCGCGAGAAGGATGCGGCCGTAATGCGCTACGCCAGCGTCGAATGCGCTCACATAGAGGCGAAGCGTGCAGCCGAAAAAGCAGCCAAAAGCGAAAAGTGTGCCCTAAACGAAGTGGAGTTGCTCAACAATAAACTCAGGTCTGCGGCCGCTGAAAAGACCAGGATATGTCAGCTCTATGATGATAAG TGTCATGAGGTGCAGAAAAACGAGAGAGAAGTTTCTAAATTACGTGAAGACTTACGGGAGCTCGAGGGTCGATTGAAGTGGACTCAGAGTAAGCTTCGTATGGAGATGGACGCGTACAGG GAAAGCTCCGAACGCGTTGAGAAGCTTTCGGCGCAGGTGTCGGAATTGGAGGCCGCCAAGGGAGCAGCCGCGGCCCAGGCCACTGACTCCATCAGAGCGAAACATCTTG AGACCGAATTGAAAGAGAGCCAGGCGGCCCTGATCCTCTGCAGACACGAAAAGGACGAGCTGGAGAAGAGATTGTCGACGATGACGACACAACTGGACATTTGCTCGAGGGAGCGAGAGGCCGCTATCGATTCTCTCGCTCGCACCAGCGCCGAG GTGACGGTTTTGCGCGAGAGCAAGTTACGTTTAGAGGAGGAGGCTGCCGAACTTGCAGCTCTGAGAGCTCAAGCAGCACTGGCCGATGTACTCAGCGCACAGTTGCAGAG GGAGACTGTGAGGGCGGACGAGGCGGAGCACGCTCTGAGCGCGGAGAGGGCGCGGGCCGAGACGTGCGGACGGAGGGAGGCCGCCGCGCTCGAGCACGCCGCCGCCCTCACGCAGCAGCACGTCGCGGAGCGGGCCGCGGCGCACAAGCATCGCGCCACG gcTCAAGCCTTAGAACTTGATAACGCAACGCTCAGGGACCAGGTCGCCGGCTTGCGGGCGGAGTGCGAGGGTCTGCAGAGGGCCCTCGATGAGGAGATTGAGAGGAGGAACAAGGAAAATCGAGTGCTCGCCAGGAAG GTGGCAGAACTAACGGAGGAAGTGGCAGAGACGAACAAGAAGCTGGAATGGGAGAAGGGAGAGAACGGGGTTCTGAAGAAGAAACACTCGAGTGCCATAAAG GAAATGAATCGTGAATTGCAGCGAGCGATGAAACGCTGTGGACAATTAGAAGCCAAAGTGAACGCCGACGCTCCATCAACGAGGACAG GATCCGTGTCCTCGCTGACGAGCGGCGAAAGCGCACCGCAAGAAGAGAGTCTGCAGAACGGACACGCAGACAACGTTCCTGATGTCcag GTCCGCGAGCCTGACCGGCAGGCGCTGGTGGAGCGCGTGGTGTCGCTGCAGCGCGCGCTGGCCCGCCGCGCCGAGCGGGTCGACTTCCTCGAGGAGCACGCCCGTCAGCTCACCGCCGAGCTCGGAGCCAAGAGTCGCTTGCTGCGGGCGCTGCTCAACCAGCTACCGGCCGGCGCCGTCGCCTCCAGCCGCCGGGACGACAACAAG AAGGAGATAGCCCGGTTGGGTGGGGGGGCTATGGCCGCTGTCTGGGGCGGAGACCCGGGCGGTATGACCCTCGATCTGTCTTTGGAGATGAACAGGAGGCTGCAGGCCGTCTTAGAAGACACTCTGCTGAAGAACATTACGCTTAAA GAAAACATGGATACCCTAGGAGCCGAGATATCAAGACTGAAAGAGCAATCCAAAACCGGCGAACCGAAATGA